A genomic region of uncultured Roseibium sp. contains the following coding sequences:
- a CDS encoding 2'-deoxycytidine 5'-triphosphate deaminase: MNGTTGQTLSGSATLAASGILPERVIRAMFAAGEIAAADPPVTGQIQPASLDLRLGPLAYRVRASFLPGPEIRVADRLEELKLHTVDLKDGAVLETGCVYIVPLQESLALAADISATANPKSSTGRLDVFTRVITDNGLAFDTVPAGYTGPLYAEISPLTFPILVRSGSRLSQIRFRRGQAIIADDVLESIHRDHTLMSGGNERIGGGVQLSIDLEGDGPDSLIGYRAKHHSGLIDVDAVGVQDPLDFWEPIYRRNKGELILDPDAFYILVSQEAVHVPPDYAAEMVPFDPLVGEFRVHYAGFFDPGFGHAGAGGIGSRAVLEVRSHDVPFIVEHGQTIGRLVYEHMAERPETLYGEGIGSNYQGQALKLSKHFKAPA, from the coding sequence ATGAACGGGACAACGGGGCAGACCTTGAGCGGAAGCGCGACACTTGCAGCCAGCGGCATTTTGCCGGAGCGGGTCATCCGCGCGATGTTTGCTGCAGGTGAAATCGCCGCCGCTGATCCGCCCGTCACCGGCCAGATCCAGCCGGCCAGCCTCGATCTTCGTCTCGGACCCCTTGCCTATCGCGTGCGGGCAAGCTTTCTGCCCGGTCCCGAAATCCGGGTCGCCGACCGGCTGGAAGAGCTCAAGCTTCACACCGTGGATCTGAAGGACGGCGCGGTCCTGGAGACCGGCTGCGTCTATATCGTGCCGCTGCAGGAAAGCCTTGCACTTGCCGCCGACATTTCGGCGACAGCCAACCCGAAGAGCTCCACCGGGCGGCTGGATGTGTTCACCCGCGTCATCACCGACAACGGCCTTGCCTTCGATACCGTCCCGGCGGGCTACACAGGTCCGCTCTACGCGGAAATTTCCCCGCTCACCTTTCCGATCCTCGTGCGCAGCGGTTCGCGTCTCAGCCAGATCCGCTTCCGGCGCGGGCAGGCGATCATCGCCGATGACGTGCTTGAGAGCATACATCGCGACCACACGCTGATGAGCGGCGGCAACGAACGGATCGGCGGCGGTGTCCAGCTGTCGATTGACCTTGAAGGCGATGGCCCGGACAGCCTGATCGGCTACCGCGCCAAACATCATTCGGGCCTGATCGATGTCGATGCCGTCGGGGTTCAGGACCCTCTGGATTTCTGGGAACCTATCTACCGGCGCAACAAGGGTGAACTCATCCTCGATCCGGACGCGTTCTATATTCTCGTCAGCCAGGAGGCCGTGCATGTGCCGCCCGACTACGCCGCCGAGATGGTGCCGTTCGATCCGCTGGTCGGGGAATTCAGGGTGCACTATGCCGGTTTCTTCGATCCGGGCTTCGGTCACGCGGGCGCGGGCGGCATCGGGTCCCGGGCGGTTCTGGAAGTCCGCTCGCATGATGTTCCCTTCATCGTCGAACACGGCCAGACCATCGGCCGCCTCGTCTACGAACACATGGCCGAGCGGCCCGAAACACTCTACGGCGAGGGCATCGGCTCGAATTACCAGGGCCAGGCCCTCAAACTGTCGAAACACTTCAAGGCGCCGGCCTAG
- a CDS encoding O-succinylhomoserine sulfhydrylase: MTETTNKSWRPATSLVHGGTMRSPFGETSEAMYLTQGFVYDNAEAAEARFNGEDPGFVYSRYANPTVSMFEGRIKMLEGAEAARGTASGMAAVNLALMASVKAGDHVIAAKALFGSCRYICETLLPRYGVESTLVDGTDIDQWKAAVRPNTRALFLESPTNPTLEIIDISAVAEIAKSVGARLIVDNVFATPLYQSPLKLGADVVVYSATKHIDGQGRCLGGVVLSDEEWITEEVMPFVKHTGPHMSPFNAWVLMKGLETLPIRVARQTESAGRIADFLAGQPKVSRLIYPGRDDHPQAELARKQMRGGSTMVALEIEGGKEAAFRFTNALEIIRISNNLGDAKSLITHPATTTHQSIGEEARAELGITDGILRLSIGLEDPLDLLEDVEKALAAV, encoded by the coding sequence ATGACTGAGACCACCAACAAGAGCTGGCGTCCTGCAACCTCACTGGTTCACGGCGGCACCATGCGGTCCCCCTTTGGTGAAACCTCGGAAGCCATGTACCTGACCCAGGGTTTCGTCTATGACAATGCCGAGGCGGCGGAAGCCCGCTTCAACGGCGAAGACCCGGGATTTGTCTATTCGCGCTATGCCAATCCGACCGTTTCCATGTTCGAGGGCCGCATCAAGATGCTGGAAGGCGCGGAAGCCGCGCGCGGCACGGCGAGCGGCATGGCGGCGGTCAACCTTGCCCTGATGGCATCGGTCAAGGCCGGGGATCACGTGATCGCGGCCAAGGCCCTGTTCGGCTCCTGCCGCTATATCTGCGAAACCCTGCTGCCGCGCTACGGCGTTGAAAGCACGCTTGTTGACGGCACCGACATAGACCAGTGGAAGGCGGCCGTACGCCCGAACACGCGCGCGCTTTTTCTGGAAAGCCCGACCAACCCGACGCTGGAGATCATCGACATATCGGCCGTCGCGGAGATCGCCAAGTCCGTCGGCGCCCGCCTGATCGTCGACAACGTGTTTGCAACCCCGCTTTACCAGTCGCCGCTTAAGCTTGGCGCGGATGTGGTCGTCTATTCCGCTACGAAACATATTGACGGGCAGGGACGCTGTCTCGGCGGCGTTGTCCTTTCGGACGAGGAATGGATCACCGAAGAGGTGATGCCGTTCGTCAAGCATACCGGCCCGCACATGAGCCCGTTCAATGCCTGGGTTCTGATGAAGGGTCTTGAAACGCTGCCGATCCGTGTCGCCCGTCAGACCGAGAGCGCCGGCCGGATCGCCGATTTTCTCGCCGGGCAACCCAAGGTCAGCCGCCTGATCTATCCGGGCCGCGACGATCACCCGCAGGCCGAGCTTGCCCGCAAGCAGATGCGCGGTGGCTCGACAATGGTCGCTCTGGAGATTGAGGGCGGCAAGGAAGCGGCCTTCCGCTTTACCAATGCGCTGGAGATCATCCGGATCTCCAACAATCTGGGAGACGCCAAGAGCCTGATTACGCACCCGGCGACCACGACGCACCAGTCTATCGGTGAGGAAGCGCGCGCCGAACTTGGCATAACCGACGGCATCCTGCGCCTGTCGATCGGCCTTGAAGACCCGCTGGACCTTCTGGAAGACGTCGAAAAGGCACTCGCCGCGGTTTGA
- a CDS encoding LysR family transcriptional regulator gives MNISQISAFRAVMTSASISDAARKLGRTQPAVSLAIRSLEDSLGFELFERRGRQLVPVPEAHYLHAESQEILDRLSSVTRTMRSLAGGNSGDLNVTAMPGPAALLFPRFVASVIDDLEKVNLSITSRSSQQIEELARSQSIDFGFCDAPVNKRENAQFEAEIISADCFVAVPYSHDTAELDPTRIENLDGMPMGGLQPGHMHQKRTLTLFADKGAAYRKVIESQTFMPLLQFVRKGGCFALVDPLSVVNEMELRSSRGEVAFHRLDCGLRYDYAILSPIHRPLSQIARKVKSQWCESLFKLLDEIGASPRWESKNP, from the coding sequence ATGAACATCAGCCAGATTTCCGCCTTCCGAGCGGTGATGACGTCTGCTTCGATCTCCGATGCGGCCCGCAAGCTGGGGCGGACGCAACCTGCCGTCAGTCTGGCAATCAGATCACTTGAGGACTCGCTCGGTTTCGAGCTGTTCGAACGCAGGGGACGCCAGTTGGTCCCTGTGCCGGAGGCGCACTATCTGCACGCGGAATCCCAGGAAATCCTGGATCGCCTTTCGAGCGTCACGCGCACCATGCGCAGCCTCGCCGGCGGCAATTCCGGCGACCTGAATGTCACCGCGATGCCCGGCCCCGCCGCGTTGCTCTTTCCCCGATTTGTCGCCTCGGTCATCGATGACCTTGAAAAGGTCAACCTGTCGATAACCTCGCGCAGCTCTCAGCAAATCGAGGAACTCGCGCGCTCGCAGAGCATCGACTTCGGGTTTTGCGATGCGCCGGTCAACAAACGGGAAAACGCGCAATTCGAGGCCGAGATCATAAGTGCCGACTGCTTTGTTGCCGTTCCGTATTCACATGACACTGCCGAACTCGATCCGACGCGAATTGAAAATCTTGACGGCATGCCGATGGGTGGCCTGCAACCGGGTCACATGCATCAGAAGCGAACGCTGACTCTGTTCGCCGACAAGGGAGCAGCCTACAGGAAAGTGATTGAAAGCCAGACGTTTATGCCGTTGCTGCAATTCGTCCGGAAAGGCGGCTGTTTTGCTCTCGTGGACCCCTTGAGTGTCGTCAACGAGATGGAACTCAGGAGCAGCCGGGGTGAAGTTGCCTTTCATCGCCTGGACTGTGGACTGAGATACGATTACGCGATCCTCTCACCCATACACAGGCCCCTGTCTCAAATCGCGCGAAAGGTGAAGAGCCAGTGGTGCGAGTCGCTTTTCAAGCTGCTGGACGAGATCGGCGCTTCGCCGCGCTGGGAGTCGAAGAACCCGTAG
- a CDS encoding TAXI family TRAP transporter solute-binding subunit, with product MKRLTKLGGALALAALFAGPAVAQDPTFFRIGTGSAGGTYFPIGGTIANGISSPPGSRPCEEGGQCGVPGLIAIAQSTTASVFNNTAVQNGELEAGLAAADVTRSMYLGEGKFDGKPHEKLRIVANLYPEDLHLVLPEGASIESLGDLKDKRVGIAQAGSGTQVAVLQMLDAWGVNRDNMSEAELNNSQSAERLADGQLDAYFYAAGWPVSAMVQLATTKGMELHSFTEEDLAKINEIIPAYIPSSIPAGVYEGIDYEVKTPAVSALLVVSSDLSDELVYGITKAMWNDNTRKLLDNGHAKGKQITAETALDGIQALGVPLHPGAEKFYKEEGLL from the coding sequence ATGAAGAGACTGACGAAGCTAGGGGGCGCACTCGCGCTTGCAGCGTTGTTTGCGGGGCCGGCGGTGGCGCAGGACCCGACCTTTTTCCGGATAGGAACCGGCAGCGCCGGGGGAACCTACTTCCCGATCGGCGGCACAATCGCAAATGGTATTTCGTCACCGCCAGGCTCCCGGCCTTGCGAGGAAGGCGGTCAATGCGGTGTTCCCGGCCTGATCGCGATCGCGCAATCCACCACGGCGTCGGTGTTCAACAACACGGCCGTTCAGAACGGAGAACTCGAAGCCGGCCTTGCTGCCGCTGACGTAACCCGCTCAATGTATCTGGGCGAGGGCAAGTTCGACGGCAAACCGCATGAGAAGCTGCGGATCGTCGCCAATCTGTATCCGGAAGATCTGCATCTCGTGCTGCCTGAAGGTGCTTCGATCGAAAGTCTAGGCGATCTGAAAGACAAGCGGGTCGGCATTGCGCAGGCCGGTTCCGGTACACAGGTCGCGGTGTTGCAGATGCTCGATGCCTGGGGTGTCAACCGCGACAACATGAGCGAAGCCGAATTGAACAACAGTCAGTCCGCGGAACGGCTGGCGGACGGTCAGCTGGATGCCTATTTCTACGCGGCGGGCTGGCCGGTTTCCGCGATGGTCCAGTTGGCGACGACCAAGGGCATGGAGCTGCACAGCTTCACTGAAGAGGATCTTGCAAAGATCAACGAAATCATCCCGGCCTATATCCCGTCCAGCATTCCGGCCGGTGTCTATGAAGGCATCGATTACGAGGTGAAGACACCGGCGGTCTCGGCGCTGCTTGTCGTCTCGTCCGACCTGTCGGACGAACTGGTCTACGGCATCACAAAAGCGATGTGGAACGACAACACCCGCAAGTTGCTCGACAATGGCCACGCGAAGGGCAAACAGATCACGGCCGAGACGGCGCTGGACGGCATCCAGGCACTTGGTGTTCCGCTTCATCCGGGCGCGGAGAAATTCTACAAGGAAGAAGGCCTCCTCTAG
- a CDS encoding TRAP transporter permease translates to MSDPQMQHVRELSDEELADIEKKYDEGAAVREVTPAFSAFLRVVALAFAIYHYLTAGFGLPPDYWHMGIHLSGLFILIYSLYPHHKSDTAFDLNTGALRLGGVPYLDVLLMILGVASALYLGFAWHGIPFLGIEEQTFRMGNPNGYDLLFGGILIVLVLDIARRTLGWILPLIICVFISYALFGPYFPGILQHPGVKFNTFVSSMYFPQEGIFGVTLWVVSTIVFHFVLFGVIAQRTGLGQLFIDNATILAGRYTGGPAKVSVVSSAFFGTISGSSVANTVSTGALTIPNMKRLGYPGHFAGGVEAAASAGGQITPPIMGAAAFIMAEFLEVPYTTIVIAAIFPALLHYVGVFTVVHLMARKLGLKGLAREALPKFGAVWRAGWANIVPLVGLLTVLFSGYTPYMSAFCGISLTIIAGMSRMKEPVTLVYAAAFIAFVVWKFAGGGFDLTMTSILAGGAILATFNPRRRISIQEMADTFETGVKYALAVGAAAAAVGIVIGVINTTGVGFRIGFMVTQAASNLGNDLSWLFTIGSYELFSTEDLTLFISLVFIALACILMGAGVPTTALYIMLVSVAQPALAQLGIPPIASHMFVLYYGVVAEITPPVCTSAYAAAAIANSNPFRTGISAFTLGLGKVVAPMAFVYAPVLLFVSSTGFDFVEFSYTALSCIVGVVALSASVVGYWLAPMGAIHRWLMAIAGIIFIAPSPQADLVALLIAAPAIVSQLLARRHLSESDGLVQ, encoded by the coding sequence ATGAGCGATCCGCAAATGCAACATGTGCGCGAGCTCAGCGACGAAGAGCTGGCCGACATCGAAAAGAAATACGATGAAGGGGCCGCGGTGCGTGAGGTGACCCCGGCATTCTCGGCGTTCCTTCGGGTCGTGGCCCTTGCATTTGCCATATACCATTACCTGACCGCGGGCTTCGGATTGCCGCCGGACTACTGGCACATGGGGATCCACCTGTCCGGACTGTTCATCCTGATCTACTCGCTCTATCCGCACCACAAATCCGATACCGCATTCGATCTGAACACCGGAGCGCTCAGGCTGGGCGGCGTGCCCTACCTTGACGTCCTGCTGATGATACTGGGTGTGGCGTCGGCGCTTTATCTCGGCTTCGCCTGGCACGGTATCCCGTTTCTGGGGATCGAAGAGCAGACTTTCCGGATGGGCAATCCGAATGGGTACGACCTGCTTTTCGGCGGTATTCTGATTGTTCTGGTTCTGGACATCGCGCGCAGGACGCTGGGTTGGATCCTGCCGCTCATCATCTGCGTTTTCATATCCTATGCGCTGTTCGGGCCCTACTTTCCGGGCATTCTTCAGCATCCGGGCGTGAAGTTTAATACCTTTGTGTCCTCCATGTATTTTCCGCAGGAGGGCATCTTCGGTGTCACCCTCTGGGTGGTCTCGACGATCGTTTTCCACTTCGTGCTTTTCGGAGTGATTGCTCAGCGCACGGGCCTGGGTCAGCTTTTTATCGACAACGCGACCATTCTCGCGGGCCGATACACCGGCGGACCTGCAAAGGTGTCCGTGGTGTCCTCTGCTTTTTTCGGAACCATCTCCGGATCCTCGGTCGCAAACACCGTGTCAACCGGGGCACTCACGATCCCCAACATGAAGCGGCTCGGTTATCCCGGGCATTTCGCGGGCGGTGTGGAAGCGGCGGCATCGGCAGGTGGTCAGATCACGCCTCCCATCATGGGCGCAGCGGCGTTCATCATGGCCGAATTCCTCGAAGTGCCGTACACGACGATTGTTATCGCTGCGATTTTTCCCGCGCTTCTGCATTATGTCGGTGTCTTCACCGTGGTTCACCTGATGGCCCGCAAGCTGGGCCTCAAGGGACTTGCCAGGGAAGCCTTGCCGAAATTCGGAGCCGTCTGGCGCGCGGGCTGGGCCAATATTGTGCCGCTTGTCGGATTGCTGACCGTGCTGTTCTCCGGCTACACGCCGTACATGTCGGCATTTTGCGGGATCTCGCTAACGATCATCGCGGGCATGTCACGCATGAAGGAACCCGTCACGCTCGTCTACGCAGCTGCATTCATCGCCTTTGTCGTCTGGAAATTCGCCGGTGGCGGCTTCGACCTGACAATGACCAGCATTCTTGCCGGTGGCGCAATCCTTGCAACGTTCAATCCGCGGCGCAGGATTTCCATTCAGGAAATGGCGGACACGTTTGAAACCGGCGTGAAATACGCATTGGCCGTCGGTGCCGCTGCTGCTGCCGTTGGCATTGTCATAGGTGTGATCAACACGACTGGTGTCGGCTTCCGCATAGGTTTCATGGTCACGCAGGCGGCTTCCAACCTTGGCAACGATTTGAGCTGGCTCTTTACGATCGGCTCCTACGAGCTCTTTTCGACTGAAGACCTGACGCTGTTCATCAGTCTCGTCTTCATCGCGTTGGCCTGCATTCTGATGGGAGCCGGCGTTCCGACGACGGCCCTTTACATCATGCTGGTTTCCGTCGCACAGCCCGCTCTCGCACAGCTGGGAATTCCGCCGATCGCAAGCCACATGTTTGTTCTTTATTATGGCGTCGTCGCCGAGATCACACCGCCGGTGTGTACATCCGCCTACGCCGCCGCCGCCATCGCCAACTCCAACCCGTTTCGCACCGGGATTTCGGCGTTTACACTGGGATTGGGAAAAGTTGTCGCCCCCATGGCGTTCGTCTATGCGCCGGTCCTGCTGTTTGTATCGTCCACAGGCTTCGATTTTGTCGAGTTCAGCTATACGGCGCTGAGCTGTATCGTCGGGGTGGTCGCCTTGTCCGCTTCCGTTGTTGGCTACTGGCTTGCGCCGATGGGCGCAATTCACCGATGGCTCATGGCGATCGCCGGCATCATCTTCATCGCGCCTTCCCCGCAGGCGGACCTTGTTGCGCTGCTCATCGCAGCACCTGCCATTGTCAGCCAATTGCTGGCCAGGCGCCACCTGTCCGAAAGCGACGGCCTGGTTCAATGA
- a CDS encoding FAD-dependent oxidoreductase: MTREVTVLGAGIVGICTALSLLERGAKVTVVDRGEPANETSYGNAGIISPWSIIPQSLPGTWRQVPGLLLSRDAALTIRAGAWTKMLTWGWDFLRRGNAETVEETSDAMEILCAPSIELYRKHLRGTGAEDLVRDSYYVHAFRDARKADLGAIDYRIRRERGADLVLAFREDLKHIEPALSDEFEAAVLIRGQARAVSPGRIGEVLAGKVKKLGGEFMRGDITALRKTDAGWAIECGTGHMTSETIVVSLGAWSPKLLEPLGIRVPLMAERGYHVEFPDPGIEVNHSVMDVDRKVVASSMEDGLRVAGLAEFAPVDAKPDVRKYAQMERHARAMFPDLDPSAPRYWMGRRPSFPDSLPAIGSWPSLEGLVLNFGHSHYGLMMAPMSGEIAANMIFGVPQNRNTTALSPDRFTS, from the coding sequence ATGACAAGAGAGGTCACCGTTCTCGGCGCGGGTATCGTCGGGATTTGTACTGCGCTGTCATTGCTGGAACGGGGAGCAAAGGTAACGGTGGTCGACCGGGGAGAGCCGGCAAATGAAACGTCCTACGGCAATGCGGGCATCATTTCACCCTGGTCAATCATCCCTCAATCGCTACCCGGGACCTGGCGTCAGGTGCCCGGACTCCTGTTGTCCAGGGACGCCGCCCTGACAATACGTGCAGGCGCGTGGACGAAAATGCTCACATGGGGTTGGGACTTCCTGAGACGCGGCAACGCTGAAACAGTCGAGGAAACATCTGACGCGATGGAAATCCTGTGTGCGCCGTCGATCGAGCTTTACCGCAAGCACCTGCGGGGAACAGGGGCCGAAGATCTCGTTCGGGACAGCTACTACGTGCATGCTTTCCGCGACGCCCGCAAAGCCGATCTGGGCGCAATCGACTACCGTATCCGGCGCGAACGGGGAGCTGATCTTGTGCTGGCATTCAGGGAAGATCTCAAACACATCGAGCCGGCCCTGAGTGATGAATTCGAAGCCGCTGTGCTGATCCGCGGTCAGGCGAGGGCTGTTTCTCCTGGGAGGATCGGCGAAGTTCTCGCGGGAAAAGTCAAAAAGCTCGGCGGTGAATTCATGCGCGGCGACATCACGGCGCTGCGGAAGACGGACGCGGGCTGGGCGATCGAATGCGGTACCGGACACATGACCTCCGAGACGATTGTCGTGTCGCTGGGAGCCTGGAGCCCGAAACTTCTGGAACCTCTTGGTATCCGTGTCCCGCTTATGGCTGAACGCGGATATCATGTCGAATTTCCCGACCCGGGCATTGAAGTGAACCACTCGGTCATGGATGTGGACCGCAAGGTCGTCGCCAGCAGCATGGAAGATGGGCTGCGTGTCGCGGGATTGGCTGAGTTTGCCCCGGTGGATGCCAAGCCGGATGTTCGAAAATATGCGCAGATGGAACGGCATGCGCGGGCCATGTTTCCCGATCTTGATCCGTCTGCACCCCGTTACTGGATGGGAAGGCGCCCTTCTTTCCCTGACAGCCTTCCGGCCATCGGAAGCTGGCCGTCGCTCGAAGGCCTGGTTCTGAATTTCGGTCATTCCCACTACGGACTGATGATGGCACCCATGTCTGGTGAGATTGCCGCCAATATGATTTTTGGCGTGCCGCAGAACAGAAACACGACAGCGCTTTCACCGGATCGGTTCACCTCCTAG